From one Triticum aestivum cultivar Chinese Spring chromosome 4B, IWGSC CS RefSeq v2.1, whole genome shotgun sequence genomic stretch:
- the LOC123094054 gene encoding uncharacterized protein, whose translation MMLYKIHSHAQIQDLQARSDELGHSNKSMLVSLVSLESVRIAWESYALLRPLIMESRSWECPQLDSLSDVAGLSLEIQKLEHDVLPQLKLQEGKLERGALEALLLIKNSASKLLHLRKCFEEALGVLLAKEDLVSAKVKRLSMMLNDTAVHVLKANNTRLFKECVLFLVQLVTDVLETPVRFCDTRKCKHSDE comes from the coding sequence ATGATGCTCTACAAAATCCACTCCCATGCCCAAATCCAAGACCTGCAGGCCCGCTCCGATGAGCTGGGCCACTCCAATAAGTCCATGCTTGTGAGTCTTGTCTCTCTGGAGTCGGTGCGCATAGCGTGGGAGTCGTATGCGCTCCTCCGCCCGCTGATCATGGAGTCGAGGTCCTGGGAATGCCCGCAGCTGGATTCCCTCTCGGACGTGGCAGGCTTGTCGCTGGAAATCCAAAAGCTTGAGCATGATGTGTTACCCCAGCTCAAGCTTCAGGAGGGTAAGCTGGAACGGGGTGCCCTGGAAGCCCTCCTACTCATTAAGAACTCAGCAAGTAAGCTCTTACATTTGAGGAAGTGCTTTGAGGAAGCCTTGGGCGTATTGCTTGCCAAGGAGGATCTGGTCTCAGCCAAAGTCAAAAGGCTGAGCATGATGCTAAACGATACTGCTGTTCATGTACTCAAAGCTAACAACACTCGCTTGTTTAAGGAGTGTGTCCTGTTTCTGGTCCAGCTGGTCACCGATGTGTTGGAGACCCCGGTTCGTTTCTGTGATACTCGTAAGTGTAAGCATTCTGATGAGTAG